The sequence below is a genomic window from Microtus ochrogaster isolate Prairie Vole_2 unplaced genomic scaffold, MicOch1.0 UNK271, whole genome shotgun sequence.
TGAGAGAATGAAGTATTCCTTTAGTTAGTGAAGTGTTCAAGccattttgagtttctctgtatGTTCCCTTAGCAGTCAAGGAAGCATGAGAAATTGACAGGACAATTGGTATTAGCCATTAAATTTGTGTACCTATATAACTTGCAAATGTCACTGTATTCTGGCAAATTTGCATTATATTGTGTTTCTGATAAGGTATAAAAAAATCTGATTGCTCTCAATAAAATTGTCTCAGTTCAAGTTTTCTTGTGGCCCCTGTAACTGACCTGATTTCACTCCTCGTGTCCATATTAGGTGACCTTGTCCAGGTAAATAAGTGCAGGTACATACAACTAAGTTCCATAAGAGGATTCTCTCAGAtagtgacttaaaaataaaactgtctacCTCTGTCTTATTCCACAATCTGCCACTACtactaatgacctgagtttggttgatggaaggggagaaaaacTCCTGAAAGTTATATTCTAACAGCTACATGCAGAGAATTTTAGTGTTTAGTTCTCTTTGTACTAAGAAACTGGGGAATTTGACCATTTGATTAACTGCTGGTGATGACTTGACTAACAGTTGATTAACTTGATCAACAAGTGATAACTTCTTCTAGTAACTCAACATGAAAATTTGATCACAAAAGATTAACTATTTTAAGATTTGGTACGGGCTCTTCTGTAATATGTTGATTAACTCTGGTTTGatgattatttttaacatttctttaagtgtctttcagccataaGAGATTCTTTTGttaagaattctctatttagttctttatctcattttaaaattagattatttagtattttgatgtctagtttcttgagttctttatatattttggagataagtcctctgtctgatgtggggctgaTTAAAATCTCATTCCATTCAGTTggctgccttttgtcttattgactgtgtcctttgctttacagaagttctCAGTTTCAGCAGGTCTCACTTAGTtattgctgctctcagtgtctctgctactggtgttatatttaggaagtggtctcctgtgtccatgcattaaAGGCTAAtttccactttcttctttttaatttttcagttttaatttattgaaaatgatgtctatatactttctatttttcagattttatatgacttttatcttttaaaaatttatttaaaaaactatcttttcttattttacacgACAAATTTATTCCACATTCCCatccctcttcctgttccctaCATCTTCTACTCTCCTACCCCCATCCCACacctcatccattcctcagagagggtaagtcttcCCATGGGGTATCAACAATGTCTatcacattgctttgaggcaggaccaaggccctccccaccatatctaggctgagcaaggtatccctccagagagaatgggttccaaaaagccagaaaaatcagtagggataaatcctggtctcactgtcagtgATCCcaaagtctgccccagccacagagctgtcacctacattcagagggcctagcttGGTCCTATTCTGGTTCCCTCattgtcaggctggagttggaagTCTTCCTTTAGTTccggtaagctgtttcagtgggtattcccatcatggtcATGACTactttgcttgtattctcactcctccctctcttcaactgtacTTCCCACTTATATGTTGTTATGTGTTTCACTGTAGTTGgatttatactgaggtctttgatccatttggacttgagttttgtgcatggagaaagatatggatttatttgcattcttctacatgctgataccCAGTTACGGCAGCAGCAATTGTtgaagacactttcttttttccattgtttaaatttctttatctAAATTCAGGAGCTCATAGGTATatgggttaatatccaggtctttgatttgtttctgtTGGGCCACCCATCTCTTTTTATGCCAGTAACAAGgtgttttgattactgtagctctataacagagcttgatgtcagggatggttatgcccccagaagttcctttattgtacagaattgtcttggctattctgtttttgtttgtttgtttttccatatgaagtttagtgtttttcttctgagaaatatGAATAAttgtgctgagattttgatgaGTATTgcttgaatctgcagattgcttttggtatgattACCATTTTTATGCTGATCTTATGTATCCAAGAgtatggaagatctttccattttctggtattttcttcaatttctttcttcaaagacttaaagttcttgttgtataagtctttcatttctttttttcagtattacccaaagatattttatcttatttgtgatTATTGTAAAGGGTGCAgtttctctgatctctttctCAGTTCTTTTATCATTTGTACATTGGAGTGCTTCTGATTTTTTGAGTTATTGTGTATCCTGCAATATAactgaagatgtttatcagctgtacaGTAGTTTCCCTCATCaaaattttggggtcacttttgTATACTATTTTATCATcggcaaatagtgaaagtttggaTTTTCCTGTCCAATTTGTATTcgcttaatctccttttgttgtcttattgctctaattagaactttgagtactatattgaataaatatggagagagtgcacAGCCTTGTCTCATTCTGGATTTGAGTGGAANNNNNNNNNNNNNNNNNNNNNNNNNNNNNNNNNNNNNNNNNNNNNNNNNNNNNNNNNNNNNNNNNNNNNNNNNNNNNNNNNNNNNNNNNNNNNNNNNNNNNNNNNNNNNNNNNNNNNNNNNNNNNNNNNNNNNNNNNNNNNNNNNNNNNNNNNNNNNNNNNNNNNNNNNNNNNNNNNNNNNNNNNNNNNNNNNNNNNNNNNNNNNNNNNNNNNNNNNNNNNNNNNNNNNNNNNNNNNNNNNNNNNNNNNNNNNNNNNNNNNNNNNNNNNNNNNNNNNNNNNNNNNNNNNNNNNNNNNNNNNNNNNNNNNNNNNNNNNNNNNNNNNNNNNNNNNNNNNNNNNNNNNNNNNNNNNNNNNNNNNNNNNNNNNNNNNNNNNNNNNNNNNNNNNNNNNNNNNNNNNNNNNNNNNtattaaaggcgtgcgtcaccaccgcctattaagtatttttgcatcagtgttcatgagggagattgacctttaattctttttcttagttgagatttttgtgtgttttgggagCACACAtgagactcagtttccatctgaaGTCAGTTCTCACTTAAAGAAGTCATTCAAGTTCAAGCTTGCATTCTCTGCCTCTTCCAGTAACCTTGAGACCTATGTGTAACATCTGTGTTAGACCATAGAAATAACAGATCTGCCCAGATGAaatagtacattttttttctattaagatttGAGTtgaagtctcttgccaaccctaagattaACCctatcccttaattaagatatacacttccctgatcccatatccgtccttcctttattccaaccatccattcccccaagctccccccatcctccccttctcacttttctcacccaTTGTGTGGATAGATATGgcttaaatctggttttgttatggaatattttgtttcctaCATCTATGGTGATTTAAAGATTTGATGATTTATAGTAGTATGGGCTGGCATCTATGATCTCTTAGTGTTTGCTGAATGTCTATCCAGGACCTGGCTTCAGAGTTTCAATTGAGAAATTGGGTCTAATTCTGATatatctgcctttatatgttacttgatcttttttaCATCTCTTaatgtcctttctttattctgtatatttagggttttgattattatatggtgaggggacaTTTTTGGGTCCAGGCTACTTGGTGtcttgtaagcttcttgtactttcatagacatatccttctttaggttgggaaagttttcttctatgatattattgaatatattttctgttcctttgagcTAGAGCTTTCTCAAAGTTTCTGCTCCAAAGTAATatgatagactttgttgactccccatgagatgtatcaccctctctgagaagtacATAGGGAGTTGAGTGGGAGTAAGGTGGGgagagtgggaagaggagagggagagggaactggtaTTGGTATGCAATGTaccaaaaatattgttttaataagtaaagattggtttaaaaatagaaagtacaTACTAAAgttcccaattaaaaaaaaagagagagagaaagaaaagaacatttatatACCAGATCTTTCACCAAAGCCTCAGGATCAACCTCaaaggtagaaaagaaaaatagatccaAGTTACTGGACACCAGTGGCTAAGTAGAATCGAGGGATGTTTTAAGACTCTTGTACATATGAACTGACTCTAAATTTGACCTTTTGCATAAGATCcagccaaacaaaataaaatgcatggaGAAGGGGATCATGGAACCTTACCCCTAGATGAGGAACAATTGGCAGTGGATGCCTTCTGGTcagagagagtcagttttcctcaGGGACGCAACCTTTAAAGGCTACCTATTACCCAGTAAAGTGTcgtgcactcatgcacatactgGCAACCACAAATGGACTCAgtagttttaaatattaaaaaacaacataTAAATTTAGGAGAGAAATGTGGTGTTCAAGACAAGGAATGTGGTGGAGAAGAGAATCATTGAAGTTGACAAAAGTTTTCATTCATGAAAGgattcttcaaaaaataaaaacaaataagggaGAACTGCACATCTTATTAAATTATCTGTCATTAAATTATTACAAGACTCTAGATATgccactttgttttcttctatgaccTAAAAGGTCCctgtgaataaatgggacctactaaaactgagaagcttctgtaaagcaaaggacactgtcactaagacaaaaaggcaatccACTGActtggagaagatcttcaccaaccccgcaacagacaatggtctgatctccaaaatatatagagaactcaagaaactagactttaaaatgctaattaacccaattaaaaaatggggcactgaactgaacagagaattctcaacagaagaagttcaaatggccaaaagacacttaaggtcatgctcaatctccttagcaatcagggaaatgcaaatcaaaacaactttgagatatcatcttacacctgtcagaatggctaaagtcaaaaacaccaatgatagcctttgctggagaggctgtggacgaaggggtaccctcatccattgctggtgggaatgcaatcttgtgcaaccactgtggaaatcagtgtttcagtttctcaggaaattcgggatcaacctacccctggacccagcaataccactcttgggaatatacccaagagatgccctatcatatgacaaaagcatttgtttaactatgttcatagcagtattatttgtaataaccagaagctggaaacaacctagatgcccttcaatggaagaacggatgaagaaagtgtggaatatctacacattagagtactacgctgtggtaaaaaacaatgacttctcgaattttgcatgcaaatggatggaaatataaaacactatcctgagtgaggtaacccagacccaaaaagatgaacatggaatgtactcacccataattggtttctagccatagaTAAGGGTCAtggagactacaattggtgaacctaaagaagctaaataagaaggtgaacccaaggaaaaacatatagttatcctcttggctatgaaccttcatctggtgatggatggagatagagacagagacccacactggagcactggactgagctcccaatgtcccaatgaggagtggaaggagggagaagatgagcaaggaagtcaggaccatgaggggtgcacccactcactgagacagtggggctgatctattgggagctcaccaaggccagctggactgtgactgaaaaagcatgggataaaaccggactctctgaacatggcgaacaatgagggctgatgagaagccaaggacaatggcacggggttttgatcctacttcatgttctggctttgtgggagcctagccagtttggatgttcaccttcctagacatggacggaggggggtggaccttggactttccacagggcagggaaccctgactgctctttggactggagagggagggggagaggagtgggaggagggggagggaaatgggaggctgggaggaggcggatacttttttttccttttctcaataaaaaaaaagaaaaaaattgtaattacATAAGTGGATGGTGTCATTTAGCCATGTTGTAAAATTGTCAAAGGTGGAACCAAGGGGGACAAAATGGGTCATAAGACTTGAAGGACATTTCAAGGAATCTGTTTCTTAACTGGAAATATTTCTGGGATGTTTCACTATTCTTGGATTGCTCTCTTGTTTCTTTACTATCACAAGTTTGCTATAGTTAGGGCTACTTGTTCATTCACCAGGAACTCTTCAACTCTaggtgtttctctctctcatgccTCTGCTAGTAAAACtgccactgtgacaaaatgaTCCAGGAACTTCTGTGTCTTATGGACATAACCATATCAACATATTCTACACAAAGTAAACAGCACAGATAGATgagaacatttataaaacaattttcttctCTTAGCAACATAAAGAGTATGTTGATAGTTTTAATGGAAGATAAGTCCTTATATACATAGATTATAATTTTATCCATCACAACCTTGCATCTATCCTGCTTCCAGATCCATCAAAAGTTCACTCTACATGGACCAACCACAAGTTTTACATAAAACCAATCACAAAGCTTGCATAGAGCAACCCACATTTCAGttgatcaaaatattttgtgtggATCACAATATGATGAGCCTTTCTTTCCCCCATACAACTTAACAAACTCTTTTGACAGTGTTCAAATCATTAAATATATTCCATAGAAGCATATACAAAAAGTCACTGGGTGCTTGTAGCTTAAGGAGTTTCTCACTCTGCTGCAGATTGAAGCAGTTGTGATTGAGCAGGGTTTACAAAGTGGAATTCTGTGATGCTACCAGTAGCCAAACTGGTGCTCTCTGAATCTCATGCGAAGTTTCTCAATGTTTCTGTAAAATGTCCAAAGCACCTAGGATACACCAATTATAGAACCTCTTATAGGTAATATTCTGTTGGATGATATGTCCTTAGGCTTTTAGGGCAAACAGCAATTGACTGATAACTCTCAACCAAAGATCAAATTGCCCTCTAGTTTATTCCATTTGAATCAAAACTAAACAATACAGTTTGTCTAGCGTACAGGTCAAGAGCATTAAccttttaaatgatatttaacaATGCTGAATTTTCTATGAAAGACCCAAAAGACAATTCACTCTCTTCATTTGTTAAGGGATCCTTTGACTGTACACTCATGTTTTGAGTGATATTTTACGGTCTTTATGTTTTAACTGGGACCAATATTCCAGTGTGgttgttttaatttcttccttcctaacTTCCTGTCCTCTCTGACTTATTTCATGAAGAATTTATTCTGGAGAACTTAAACATTTTACTGCATGCAAATTACTTTTTACATtaatcccttttttcttttcctccacacATTCTTTACATATACTGCTCAAAAATCTCTTAACCCTACCTCaccaattctcttttctttccactgAGGTCCTTCACATTCTGAGTCATCTATAAACTGTGATTATCCTACTGcactttattaaataataattaatgctGTTTTGAACAGACTCACGAGAAGAAGTATTCAGACAAATTCTGAGCAGAAAAGCAGTAGAATGTTGAgagttgtcttttttctttcgtttttaaATCATCTCCTATAATTGCTATTATGCTTCTGACAACATTTCAGTTCTAATGACTTACCTAATTTCAATTAAGCAGATCAATTATTAACCATTTATTTAATGCTATATAATTTATTTGCCAAATTTATCAGCTTTGTATTTCtatgaaatattattaaaagatTGTTTACTAATATTTTCAATTCATTGAGAATTCATCCAATGTATCTTGGtcatttcattttaagttttacctttttaaaaaatactcaaattATACCCCTAGTAATCCATTTCTActtaattttcagtgttttaaacaCTTTTAGCTTTTTTTAGTTCAGTCTTAACATTACTTACATTAAGGGAGATCATAGcttgtatgtttgtatttgtgtgcctGAGCTATTTCACTAAAAACTGTATCCTTAAATTTACTCATATGGTTACAAATGAAAAGATTAATGTTGTTGaagctgaatatatatatatatatatatatatacacacacacacacacacacacacacacacacaatatatatatatatttttgtgtgtttgcttgtatgtgtgtatgtttgtgtatgtcaTTTATATCCATGGTATGCTAAAATATTATGTATCTACATCAATTTGTGTTTTGAAATCATTGATGTCATTTTTCAAGGTTATATAAGCAACTTTCTTCATTCAGTTCTGCTGTAAgcataaaaaatttaagtaagtAGACACCCCAAGTACCATGGAGGCTTTCCCTTAGACAGATAACAGCCTTCCCTCATCAGATTTGTGTtgaaaatatgaaggaaaatgaatgaatgaacaggtAAATAAGGGGCAAAAACATGCAATCTACTTACCTATGAAGCAATTGTCTGTTGTTTATACACCTTATCCAGAGTATGCAGAATCTTAGTACAATGAAGTCATGATTCACAACAAAAGGACCCAAAGTGGGAAAACACATAGAAATGATGGCTGTGATGCTTATTAACCACCAACTGGGTTTATATAAAACAGCAATTAAGCCTTGTAATATGGAGGAGAGGGTATAAAAAGCTACataagaagacaccagaaataGGATGCTCTGGGTGGCTTTAGACTCAGGGGAAATTCTGAGGGATACATGAGCACTGCGGATGTGTTGAATCTGCTGCTTGTGTCTATAAAGAATGGCAATCATAGAGCCACTGGACCAAATGATGAGCACAGAAAACAAGACTTCAGGAAATACCAATAGTGCTGTGTACAGTGACTCTGCAATTCTATCATGACCCCAAGTGGAGCAGTATAGAAAATCTCTTTTTACTGTCATATTATTGTGACTCATTTTTATAATCCCAGATACAGGGATAATAAAATTTATAGTGATATATAGGACCCAGCAGAGGGAAATAGAGAGGGTAATATAATTTGaagatttgaatttaaaattcttcCAAAAGGATTTCTGGGGACTGATGGTGATGGCTTGATAGATACTTAAGAGACAGGTAGTTCCCATGGACATGCTTCTGCCAAGTCTTtgaatatagaaaagaaattcacacaTGACATCATTGAAAAACACTTTCATTCCAAAAGCTGAAATTGTATGGGGCACCCCTTTAGAAAGAATGATCAAGCAGTTGGCTATGAACAGATGGGTGAGGATCAAATCTATAGGCTTCAGTATATGTTCATTATAGTAAACAGCTAGATAGTGAAAAAGCAAAGAGATATTTCCCAGAATTCCAACTGTATTTTGTGATAAGAATATTATTCCTATTGCCAAATACTTGGAATGCATTTTGATGTTTAGTAACTTTTCCTTTAAATTACAACACTTCTTTTCTGAGCAAAATGGTGAATTTGTTTTAAGGGATGAAGGAACCAGAGAATTATTTGATATTAAGAAACTAAAGCAGATGTGTGCAACATACTAACATGCCTCCTCACATATGTTTTGATAACCATTCTAGATTTCAGGAAATATTTGTATTCTTAGAAAGCACATGcatatgaatatttatgtattCTTACAATATACAACATTTATAGTACAGCATTGTTACCAAGAGAAATCAATGATGAGTCACTGCAAATGAAAAGCACACTAAATTGTACACTTCCAGGATAAATTTTGATAACAATTCACATCAAAAAAGAATAGGCTTGCATCACCATCTACATTATATCAGGAAATAAATCCATGCTGAGTACTTATCTTATCTGAATTTTTagcataaataatgaaattattatcAGAACAATGTTGTCATTTCTCTATTCCTAtgcaataaattttatattagctATCATAAAACTTAGAAATCATAAGATTTTAAcaacaaattttataattttattttgaaggttACTACTAATCAATGATCCTTTTCACAAACTTTCAGACAAATAATATGTACAAAAAACTTAAAGAATCATTTATCACTGAAAAGAAAAGTGAGTTCGGAGAAAGGTACCTTGAGTATGTCTGAATGGATGGTTCTATTTTTCTAAGATAAATATTATGGAACTACACACCCACATCATACATGAATAATCCCAATATATTAACAATGATGCTACAATTATAACAACATGGCAGTCAATGAATCTTTCATAAGATCCTggtgaattttacattttataatattcttGTTTCCACTGAATAGAGAAATAGGTACAAAGAATAACATTCATCAAGATACACAGAGTCTTAGAGGAGGCAATTGAATGTTTGACATCATTATAACTCACCCTCATGGAGTTTATGGCCCAGACATGAATTCTGTGGTACATCACAATGTTCTTTATTCTAGAAAATAAGCTTCACTTTGGAGTTCGATGATTCTTGTAGTTCTATTGCAATCATTAGTATAAACAAGAAACCATTTATCTGACAGCTATGATAGTTATAACAAAGTTATCTATGATTTACATCAAACATGCTTACAGGGAAATAATATTGGCCTAACTACTATAACCCTTAATTATATTTGATATAAGATTTCAACACGACTTAAAATCTTCAAAACTCAGTCTCAGTAAAAATTCCATTGATTAAATTAGCTATTTACACAAACTCAGGAAATAGCTCTCTTCAGTTTCCCTTATCAGAGCACAGAATATCTTCCTCTCCATTAAAtttcctctgtttgtttttacCCAAGAATTCATTCTCCCTATTTGAGCACTTAGAAAACCTCCCTTATTTTTTGGTCTGTTTTCAAGTCTGAAATACAAATGTTTACTTACTTCCTTCTTGCTCAGGTACCCTGACTCAGTGTGAAGCTCCTGGCATCCTGACAGGAAGCATTGTGGATGAGGAAGGCATCTCATTGCATAGATAAAGGTCTATGTCTCTGTGACATTATATCCCTTCTGAAC
It includes:
- the LOC102002182 gene encoding vomeronasal type-1 receptor 4-like; translated protein: MHSKYLAIGIIFLSQNTVGILGNISLLFHYLAVYYNEHILKPIDLILTHLFIANCLIILSKGVPHTISAFGMKVFFNDVMCEFLFYIQRLGRSMSMGTTCLLSIYQAITISPQKSFWKNFKFKSSNYITLSISLCWVLYITINFIIPVSGIIKMSHNNMTVKRDFLYCSTWGHDRIAESLYTALLVFPEVLFSVLIIWSSGSMIAILYRHKQQIQHIRSAHVSLRISPESKATQSILFLVSSYVAFYTLSSILQGLIAVLYKPSWWLISITAIISMCFPTLGPFVVNHDFIVLRFCILWIRCINNRQLLHR